Proteins from a single region of Cupriavidus sp. MP-37:
- a CDS encoding M20/M25/M40 family metallo-hydrolase has translation MPYSVRHVAVAAALTLAGAGTLASAAQPDAALLSAAQAAQPRVVQSLKEMVSIESGSANARGLAQMASYTEKRLQALGAKVERLPVTKGPGTMVKATFTGTGKRRVMLIAHLDTVYPDNTLATQPIREEGNRLYGPGIADDKGGIAVILHSLEILKQQGWRDYAQITVLFNPDEEVGSVGSAETIATLAAQHDVVLSCEPTAAKDVVKAEALLLGASGTATATMQVKGRASHAGAAPERGRNALLELAHQLQQTRDAASLVPGSQLNWTQAQAGTVRNQIPESAVAYGDVRTTAAGAAEKLKVALQDKVKSSQLVPDTHTTVTMEEGRPPFVADARGRALARRAQEIYAELDGRTLALAEGTGGATDASYAAKSGKPAVVESFGLAGFGYHARDEYIELDSIVPRLYLMTRILQDIGRN, from the coding sequence ATGCCGTATTCCGTTCGCCACGTTGCCGTTGCCGCCGCCCTGACGCTTGCCGGGGCCGGCACCCTGGCCAGTGCCGCGCAGCCCGATGCCGCGCTGCTGTCCGCCGCGCAGGCGGCGCAGCCCAGGGTCGTGCAGTCGCTCAAGGAGATGGTGTCGATCGAATCCGGCAGCGCCAATGCCAGGGGGCTGGCACAGATGGCCAGCTATACCGAGAAGCGGCTGCAGGCGCTGGGCGCAAAGGTCGAGCGCCTGCCGGTGACCAAGGGCCCGGGCACCATGGTCAAGGCCACCTTCACCGGCACCGGCAAGCGCCGCGTCATGCTGATCGCGCACCTCGATACCGTGTACCCCGACAACACGCTGGCGACGCAGCCGATCCGCGAGGAAGGCAACCGGCTCTATGGCCCGGGCATCGCCGACGACAAGGGCGGCATCGCCGTGATCCTGCATTCGCTGGAGATCCTGAAGCAGCAGGGCTGGCGCGACTACGCGCAGATCACGGTGCTGTTCAACCCCGACGAGGAAGTCGGCTCGGTCGGCTCGGCGGAAACCATCGCCACGCTGGCGGCGCAGCATGACGTGGTGCTGTCGTGCGAACCCACCGCGGCCAAGGACGTGGTCAAGGCCGAGGCGCTGCTGCTGGGCGCCTCCGGCACCGCCACCGCCACCATGCAGGTCAAGGGCCGCGCCTCACACGCCGGCGCCGCGCCGGAGCGCGGCCGCAATGCGCTGCTCGAGCTCGCCCACCAGCTGCAGCAGACCCGCGACGCGGCCAGCCTGGTGCCGGGCTCGCAGCTGAACTGGACCCAGGCCCAGGCCGGCACGGTGCGCAACCAGATCCCGGAAAGCGCCGTGGCCTACGGCGACGTGCGCACCACGGCAGCCGGTGCCGCCGAAAAGCTGAAGGTGGCGCTGCAGGACAAGGTCAAGTCCAGCCAGCTGGTGCCCGACACGCACACCACGGTAACGATGGAAGAGGGCCGTCCGCCGTTCGTCGCCGACGCGCGCGGCCGCGCCCTGGCCAGGCGCGCGCAGGAAATCTACGCCGAGCTGGACGGCCGCACGCTGGCGCTGGCCGAAGGCACCGGCGGCGCCACCGACGCCAGCTATGCGGCCAAATCGGGCAAGCCCGCGGTGGTCGAGAGCTTCGGCCTGGCGGGCTTCGGCTATCACGCGCGCGATGAATACATCGAACTGGATTCGATCGTGCCGCGCCTGTACCTGATGACGCGGATCCTGCAGGATATTGGCCGCAACTGA
- a CDS encoding GlxA family transcriptional regulator, translating into MPAPTAATAAIAPSSQHVPLHVHLLWLPQAMPGSLFTTLDVLRTVAGVASLQRPDSAPTLSWQLCGANGRTLATELPGLVSSTRRARTPGSRTLLVIPALLASNAPQLGELVLRDATALRLVERHARAGGWIAACASGMVLPLQLGLLDGASVGAPWMFQSWMARQYPHCDLASDAAMSVHGQVFSCVAPALQVEFMLRVLGHLHDPDLAQAASRLMLFQPERQRSVPALVSQRWLGRTADSPVYRAIQWLRDHVSEPYRLAAVAQAAAVSERTLLRHFGQVTGMTPLDYLHTLRVERARMLLEVTLHGTHAIAEACGYSDAAAFRRLFQRAMGMSMSDYRTRFALRARRRYWRMEDAATKRAAQRGAHR; encoded by the coding sequence ATGCCAGCCCCCACCGCCGCCACTGCCGCCATCGCGCCATCGTCACAGCACGTCCCGCTGCACGTGCACCTGCTGTGGCTGCCGCAAGCCATGCCCGGCAGCCTGTTCACCACGCTCGACGTGCTGCGCACGGTGGCGGGCGTAGCCAGCCTGCAGCGCCCCGACTCCGCGCCGACGCTGAGCTGGCAACTGTGCGGCGCCAACGGGCGCACGCTGGCCACCGAGCTGCCCGGGCTGGTGTCGTCGACGCGGCGCGCGCGAACGCCGGGCAGCCGCACGCTGCTGGTCATTCCCGCGCTGCTGGCCAGCAATGCGCCGCAACTGGGCGAGCTGGTGCTGCGCGATGCCACGGCACTGCGCCTGGTGGAGCGCCATGCGCGCGCGGGCGGCTGGATTGCCGCGTGTGCGTCGGGGATGGTGCTGCCGCTGCAGCTGGGCCTGCTGGATGGCGCCAGCGTGGGCGCGCCGTGGATGTTCCAGAGCTGGATGGCGCGCCAGTACCCGCATTGCGATCTGGCCAGCGACGCGGCCATGAGCGTGCACGGGCAAGTGTTTTCCTGCGTGGCGCCGGCGCTGCAGGTGGAGTTCATGCTGCGCGTGCTGGGCCACCTGCACGACCCTGACCTGGCGCAGGCCGCGTCGCGGCTGATGCTGTTCCAGCCCGAGCGCCAGCGCAGCGTGCCGGCGCTGGTGTCGCAACGCTGGCTCGGGCGCACCGCCGACAGCCCGGTCTACCGCGCCATCCAATGGCTGCGCGACCATGTGTCCGAGCCCTACCGGCTGGCCGCGGTGGCGCAGGCGGCGGCGGTCAGCGAACGCACGCTGCTGCGGCATTTCGGCCAGGTCACCGGCATGACGCCGCTCGACTACCTGCACACGCTGCGCGTGGAGCGCGCCCGCATGCTGCTGGAAGTCACGCTGCACGGCACCCATGCCATCGCCGAGGCGTGCGGCTACAGCGACGCCGCCGCGTTCCGCCGGCTGTTCCAGCGCGCCATGGGCATGTCGATGTCGGACTACCGCACCCGCTTTGCGCTGCGGGCGCGGCG